The Lutzomyia longipalpis isolate SR_M1_2022 chromosome 2, ASM2433408v1 DNA window aggatttttttttattgaacaatttttcattttcccagcaattaatgtaaaaagaaaacattctaAATCCCTAtttgtagaaaattctttttttttagcacaaTAGTGAAGCTTGAGACTGATTCAAATCTACTTGGTAGCGCTCCTGCGCAAGGGGCGGAAGCCCCATGACAACTGTACACTTATGTGgcatttttgtgtgtaaaaatttaatgtttttagtGCAGAAAAGGTGTgtgcaaaatgattttaggCGGTGTACTTGGCGAAGAAGCTGGCCAGTTTTTCGCCACTGGCACCCGAGAAGGACTCCACGACTTCCTTGTTCTTGATGAACAAGAATGTGGGCATGCTGGAGATGTTGTAGCGCATTGCCAGCTCTTCGCACTCGTCCACGTCCACCTTGAGGACGACCGCCTTCTCAGAGTACTGATTGGCCAACTCCTCAAGCTTCGGGGCGATCATCTTGCATGGGCCACACCACAGTGCGAAGAAGTCCACAACAACCAGGAGATCTCCTGCAGAGTCCAATTTCCCATCGAAATCAGCCTGTTAAAGTGTAACAAAGTAGAACAATTCTCCACTGTGTGATTGCATTGACCTTGTATGGGTGCTAAGTGATTTGATTTCTCGTGGGATGACCTCCACACCGCgttcccagaaaaaaaaacgcacgatcattttttttcgtaccgCAATGACATCACATCGTTCCGGCGGATGATGTGTGGTGGCAAGAAGTCCAACCACAGTGTCCGCCGCCTGTGACTAATCTAATCGCGTGCTATTCGCAGGGTCTCCCGGAGGGTGGCAGAAGGTCATTCCACGAGAGCCACATAATTAAATAATCGATAATTATGCAGCATTTTTCAACCCAACCATATTGGTTTTCTCGCCCCCCCATGGGAATCCCAATTGGATTATGCTCCTGCCACGCCCTGCCAACTTACCGTATCAGCAACAAGATGCACCATTTTTGCTGTTATTTGGTAAGGAACGGAATTTATGTTGAAATAAGTAGGAAAAGTTACTAAAAAAGGCGAGTTTTTTAGGCAAACTTGGAATGAGGAACGAAACCGCACAGACGCGAAAATTGAACCACACTGAAGTTTTAACTTGacgtctctctaaaatatcgTGTCTGTTCAGCTCGTTCAGCtctgcatttctacaccgttggtccaatcgcgatgaaatttggtacagagtctactgataccaggcggtttttaccaacgacattcattttccccccagagccccccttcacatagcccccatataaaattcatgcttttttgactactttttgaatttggcgccttttttggtacattttgttgagAGAAAgtgagatggatgcattttaccgctatccgtctccctcacactttcagttttttacagttttctcgcgttttccgccgaattttccggccggaagtaagtttttgcaatcagaaagcgacgccgcgtcgaatggcatcattggtttgaaaagttcgcgaaaatgcatttccaggaaaaaaaagtgcgtgtaaaatccccaaccgtcaaaattttcaaatttgtaacccaaccgtcaaaatttccgcgggccccaaattccgcacggAGGAGCTCCCCGAGGCTCCCGGAGCATccgtaagtgccccaggagcccaaaaaatgcgttttatgcccacaaatttgggaaaaaacacggaaatcacgaattttttcgaaatgcaagaaaaaagttcgtttagttcaaattttattatcatgCCACTCGTatgtcaaatttttttttcatttctctctcgGGGATGATATGGGAACatccaatattttatttgttttgattttttttcttaaaaattgattttctgtgattttattttgcattttcatggTTTAGATCGTTTAGATCGTAATTCTTGAGATCcaggaataattaaaaaagttcTGGGAAGCTAATTTAACCGAGAGAGTGTATGGACAAGGTGAAAAACAGGGAAGAAGCGGCAAAAGATCACATTGTGATTCTCAGTCAGTTTAGAAGATCATCCTGATTACAGTTCCAGAACCTTAAGATCACATGATTGACCCTCTAAATTGGTTTAAGAAATGATCTTTCATTTTCAGAGTAGAAGAAATTATAAGAGGTTGTCCTAAAGACAGAGGAACAAGAAGATCCTCACGATTAATCAGAACGTCAAGAGAGATTCTAGCTCAGTTCTCTTCCCTGTAAATTCCCGGAAGCTAGAGAGGCATGTCCATACAGATTATATGTCTCACCCTTTCTGGAGGAATTCCTCTTTTCACGAGGAAAAAGGGAGAAGGGGAAAATGTGAGCAAAATGCGTGATCCCTTGATCTTTtattaaacacaaaaaaaaaacctttttagcTCTCTTTCTCAACCGTTGGATCCCTCAATGGTGTTCACATGTTCTGCAAAAGTCAAGGACAAAATCTACGAAGTACATCGTGGGAAGATGGACTCCTTGTTTGGGAGGAATACGCCGAAACATTCCTGATCGTTGGCTATGGTCGTGGGGTGACGGAAAAAGTACTCAGGAGACTCATAAATTCCACCTACAACGCCATGGTGTTCACTGTTGGGCTCAATGAGCTGCAAAACTTCCTCAGTGTGGAACGTCTGAAGCGAGAACTTCAGCCGTGTTGGGGTACAATTGATCATCTCATCGAGGGCACCGATAGTGAGCTCATTGGCTTCACAGATTGCATCCTTTGCTCCCAAAATGTGACAATTCTCGAGAAATTGGGCGAGTTTTGTGAGCAATTTGGTTCTGCGTATGCTTGCCTGATGATCCGGCAGAGAATTGCTGCAGCTACGGAAGCATGGTGGGATCTCGATGCGAAAGATCGTCAACTTCTCTCCACCCTCATTGCTACATCGAGCTCCCTGCAGAAGGATACGCCGGTGTATTTGCCCCAGAAGAGCCCCACAATTGCTTACAGACTCGTATCTATTCCTATTCTGCAGAACATCAACATGTGCTTGTTGTGTGGAGCAGAACCTCCCTATAGGGACGTTGAGGCTCTGGCACATCAAGTTTGGCGTTCAGAACTCAAGACGCTGGAGCTGGCTGAACAATGTTTCCCACGGAATTTTCCCAATACTCTCGAGTTAGATTCGGGAATTCTCGGGATACTCCTGATCAATCGTCGTCTTGCGAAATATGTGATCTCCAGGAATATTCAGCAATCATCAACGGGTAAggttttagcataaaaattaagaggttttaatttacaaatttttttgtttaattcttAATGTAATTTGTTGCAGGAAAACGAACAATATCCGGAACTCATCGTCTCGACATTCTCCGGACATTCTTTCACCAAGCTGTCGACATGATTGAGGACTACGTGGGCAATTTAGCCACCCACAGTGAGTCCTACTGGTGCTCAGACTACCACAAATGCCACGCTCTCATCCAAGATGACAATCTCATCTGCATCCTCTATGTGGCTGCAATTCCCACGCACACCATGAGACTGATCACTCAGAAAACTCTCGCCGCAATTGTGGCTTCGAAAGACACGTGCTGGTGAGTTAGTTTCGTTTAACAgaacaaattgcaatttatatacTCGATTAATTAAATAGGATTGATttcctataaaatttttattaaagaatgcTTCATTGGAAGCAATAATTCTTAGTTCTTAGCATAGAAATAGgaagggaaaattattttttaaattaattttgaaccTGAAGAAGGAGTTAAAAACTTCCGAAATGTcctttatgaataaaaatcaaaagaaatattagaaaaaaaaatacttttatttgttctttaattttatttctaatttgtAGAGTTtctaaaaacataaattaacaGGTTCGTTTGAGAGTCAATGAAATATCACAAAGTAAATCAATCTTGTTCAAAATCACCAGTTTGACAATTCCCTGGTTCGTTCCAAAGGCGGTTtcctgcaaataaaaaaaagaaaagaattttacattaaagGTGTTCCTTAGAAAAGCAAATTGaagttaatgaattttttgaataaacttttcttcccggaacggtttgatgtgcttcccggaaagtgccgtaagtggctggaagttgTGCAGTCATCCTGCctattgcatcaggaagtttcaaatggaTCTTAGGAATCTGATTTTCAACtaccggctgatccttgatgtcATCTTTGGGTCAAAATCTGTGTCTATGAAAATGCTTCTCGCAATTGCAAAGAGGACTTCCTAAATGGACAGATTTTGACCCCCAAATGAAATCAAagatcagccgggtgttgaaaaggaagttcctaagatcccttagaaacttcctcaTTCAATGGGCAGGATGACTGCACAACTTACagccacttatggcactttccgggaagcacatcaaACCGTACTggagaagaaaagtttattcaaaaagtgtacaaacttcaagttgttcattagaaaataaaagaaaagaggaaaactCACGGCAGGACCCTAGAGAGAGCCACTTTGTGCATATTTGGTGGATTGCCTGCGACCGACGCAATACTAGACATGGAGTCCTGCGACAGAGTTCGCTGCACAGCCGAGCGTCCATTTGCCTGTTGCATCTGGGCACGGCGGAAGGGGTAGCGCCACGGTGACTTTGGTGCATCACTCTGGAAGCCCTTGTTGTCAACACCCGCCAATTGGCTTGTCTTCGATGAAAGGCGCCTCAGGATGCGCGACCCAAGCCCAGAGGGCTCTTCGAGGCTCTTGCTATTTCTCTTTCGGTAGCGCATATCATGCGACTCCTCGAGAATAACGTGACGATCATACGGTGTGTCGTAGTACACTTCTAAGATTGTTGAAAAAGTATGGGGCCACACGAGGTCTATGGCAGAAATTATTAATCCTACGAAAAGGCACAGGGTTccttgaaaagaagaaaaaaaaagtttagaattttgcaaaagaactgaaaaagagagaaaaggtCTCACCTGCGACTAGAACAAGCCAGAAGCACCATCCCAAATGGAATTGCAATTGGCCACCTTCTACGATAATTGTTAGGGGTCTCTTGGGCAGTAGCAAGTAGTACCCAATGTCCGTGGCAACGAGAAGTGCTCCCGTGAGGGACATCATGTAGGCCCCATAGCGTGGGACTGCAATTAGCAGCAAATTCATAAGTAGCCACGACGCCAGGGATGCCCAGAGGAGGATACTGGCGTAGTAGCCGGCCGCTCGGTAGCGACCACCCCATGCAAAACCCTCCTGACCGAGGCTAAAGTACTCAGCGACAGTGAGAATGGGATAGGGCAGTCCACGGCGCAGGGAATTCTTGTAGGACTGACCCATGTCATCAGCGGCATTCCAGCTAAAGCGTTCGTTAAAATCAATATCCGGTGGGGTCCAATTCCCAATAGGGAGTGCtagaaataatgcaaaataaatcatttttattttattttttaacatttattcgCGTTTTAAAGGGGATTTAgtttaaaacaaattgattAACTTATTcccttatttatttaaaaatttatttatctcaaatattttaatttaataaagaattaattgtcTTTAGCAAGTTGAGATTATGTAGAagttaaaacataaaatgtgtTAGTTTTTATATCAATTTGCACGACATTTCGAAGATCTCTAACTCCTTCTTCAGgcataaatacaaaatttttattttattattattttttgttttcgtATCAAActgtcttttcttttaaagctctTCAGAAATTCTGTTAACtttagattaatttatattgattaaattattccCAGTCTCTtcattttgttatttaaaaattttttgaataaaaagattttttaaaatgagtagtttgataaaaaaaaatcaagagtcAAAACATAGAATGCGTGAGCTTTTCTGACAACTTTCATGACATTTCGAAGATCTCTAACTCCTTCTTGaggtataaattattttaaattcttcctaAACTAAACTTTATTTAAGTATTAtacaatcaattttttttactgctttttttgtgaaaaagaaaatttattatgattttgtatctaatgcaataaatcaacaaataaaattattttcttcatctgcaagtcattaaagtttttttttcttggtgaaGTTAAACagaatgaaggaaaatcaagaaattaatttcaactttttgtatgatttttattgagtttttcgTAATTTTATAGCTCAACAGTGAGTTGTTTAATGTGCccatatataaaataataagagCTGATCCACCCACAAGAATCTCACATCCGGTTCTTCATGCAAACACATAATATACGTCTTATTCTATctcataaaaatacatttaactGAAAGGGAATtgcaaaaaacaaataatttattagtaTTCATAtcgtagctttttttttgcttgaaaattcatcaaagaaaggttttttttgtgaatatcAATTAAACACACCTTGAATTGGTTTTAGCTCTGACAAGTTATTGCCCGCgtgtgattaatttttttctcatatttttgttaaaatgaatattttaattacctGTGAGGGTAATATTCACATGCATCAGTCCAATGTGAGCTCCCATCCGTGCAGGAAGTTTTTCCCGTGAGAAGGCCTTATATGGCGCCAAAATGCTCGAGTGAGCCACGTGCCAAGCAGATCCCAAGCGTGTAACtgccggaaaatttttaattatttcgtatagaattgaaaatgaattatattAGGTAATGAAACATGTCTACAAATCGATTGGGTTTTTTATTccgttgaaatgaaaaataaaagctcgAAGACTGCAAAAACTTGGCTTATCCATTAAATCGAAAAGTTGacatcttttcattttttttattgaaaaatttctgaactttttgaaattttcaaaaagctcCGAATAATTTGCTGTCTTATCAAGCATTTAATTCTTTAGTCTATGAGAGAATTTAATGttctaaattaaagaaaaaaaagattaaattttcttctcattgcaCAAATAGAAGGAATGAAAAGGGTGAGGGAAAAGTCTTTGAGCAaaagattgaatttaaatcatgatcttcaacaattctttaaaaaataaaaggatatTTCTTACTTAATATGACTAGGCCGACAAAGAGACTTAGTGTCACGGTCGTGAAGGTAGTAAATCGTTGTTTCCTCACTCCTGGGAAGATCACCAGGAATGCCACGTAGATGGTTGTGAAGAGTACGGAAACAGCCACAATTGAGACATCTCCCGTCACGGGGGTTCGATTCGAGAAGGAATACAATGTGGGACCGCCATCGTCTCGGAAGGCGTCAAACCATCCCTTCATTGTGGGGCTGTTGAGCTCCtctgcaattaaaaaaaaacagtaaaaTTCCACAAGTTAGTCACGTGAAAATTACCATTCAcgcacacgaaaaaaaaagaattctccataaaattgcataaaacattattttattttgcttatttCTTGTGATCATACCCCATGTGTTGGTTATACATTTGCATGGCGCGGGATTTACATCATATgatgttaaagaaaaagtgaCCAAAGTGAAGTCAATaaagtatatatataattGTTGGTTTGAcggagaataaattaaatgagcCCCATGAGGATCGAGTATAGAAATCTTACATAAGATTTACACAGAAAGTAATGAAAGAACCCGCGctaaataaaacttatttattGCTTAGAGAAAAAGCTATTTAAAAGCTCCCGGTTTGACTTGCAAGAAGTCACAAATGAGGCACCTCAACCTATGCATGATTGTGGGCTTCATTTTCATGCttattctctgtttttttagcacacacaaaatatttttcaacaaaacgTGATACTAATAAAAGTCCATAGAGGTATGTCTTGCGCTGAAAAaaacgtttatttttatttttttggtaagTCCCAAGGGGGGAACTGTTAATGAATATAAAgctttattaatattttaattaaaattattgaaaagaaaatcggaaagttatgttgaaaaattccattaataaaaaataattttatggaaataaattgaaatcgAATTGATAAAATCGAatttatcttgaaaaaaaatttttaaaaatgtttagagTAAAGTTTCATATTTGTACGAAAATTAAGTGAATAACCTTTAGCAGTTTTTCAACTAGATTTACATTTAACTTGAGTACCTgatgaagaaggaaagaaaCCGCCAAAAAGTCGTGTACAGTGGTTAAGCTAGTGATGGGACTTAGgtgtaaaaatatctttaaattCAGGAGGTTTAAGTATTTCCATTAGAGGAAAGTAAATAAGTAAATAAGTAAAGTCAAGTAAAGTTAAGTTAAATTAAGTTAAAGTTaagtaaataattattttcaagcttaaaattcagataaaaaatttataaaagaggattttcaaacgtttgacgaaactttaacaaaaaatacctATTAAATGTAACAAAGCTCGTTCaaacaaactgtcaaaaactatttaattgaATGCAACAACcattaatataatttagtattctccaaaatattttttttttaattctcttaaaattctcttaaaaatatatttttttaaaccaaatcTCTTGAATAATTTCCTTACTACGCTTTTCgtcaaataaacaaaataatttttagaaattgcccaagttcattaatttctaacctaaaaaaattgaaggcGACGGTGGAATAGtttagaattttgaaaaatcggATTTTAGGTCATTACtaggttaattttttttaaatttttgagtcaACGTCTCGGACTATATGAGTCCTTTTTCATAGCCTACAACATTTTTTGAGTCTTatgtatttcttttcaaatgttgTAGGccctttaattaaaaaaaaatatttagcttAATGATTGAAAGCccgttttttttcataatttttacaattaataaataaatcccaaagaaatacttaaaaaaaagaaattcctttttggtCTATAAATTTTGCTTAGTTATTTGCCCCTCATTCATGAGATTCTTCTGTGAGATTTGGGTGCGCGAATTTGTACCGCGCACGTACGATGATGAAAGACAAGGAAACTTTATGACTCCCGCACAAATTTTTCACGCTGTTTTCTCGCACTTTAACAACATTGGCTTTGAACTGTGACTATCTTGTCCAATAAGGAAGTCAAAAATGCCGCGCGATGTTTGTCGatgaattacaaaatttatggaatttaaatatttgcatataTATGTGTATGAATCATGCTGTGgatgaaagtgaaatttgtAAAGctctgtttttatttttctcaggTGCTTTTTGCATATatagctgattttttttcctttaggcGTATATAAGAGTGTTTAaccaattttctcatcaatcaaattcaatttagtttaCGAATTTCGATGgcgcgaatttttttttaccatggTGTGGTGGTTATTATGCtgttttgaaaagaaatcaattaactGACACCAATTGatgcaattttcacacaagAATGGAATTTAAATACCTTCTTTTTTCCAACCATACCTCATCAAATTGCTTGGGCTACCCGTTTTGCACAATGGGCatggattttttgttgattattatgtatattattgtacgttttgaaaaaaaaagaagtgagagtcaaagaataattaatagattataatttttcaaaattaactcccaaacagataaattacaattaatttttcttctgggTTGGCATTTACATGGAATaagaatatattaattttccttcactataagatatttaataataataaaaaaatccacgtGAGATGTGAatgggagggaaaaaaagctttccaaTGAGAAGAATTCTATACATGAACTCACGACTACGCGACCTTCGGTGGTAGCCCTTGAAAATCGCATATTTTACCTGTCtgcttaattgttttttttttcgttatgtTACGCGCTTTTTAACACATCCGCAAAATATGAATTGCATGCAATACCGACGACTTTTGCTTCTATagccagaaaaaaaactttataagtattgcagaattttcttgcaatttatagagaaattcaattttaaaagaaaatcaacatgttgaattttcacgattttttttttaaaattatttttattcaactaACAATGCAATATGTATTGAggtggattttcttgaaaatacactgtattgagagagagagagagagaaaatatttggagGCAAATAtgtgaaggatgaattccagTGGAAAGCTAAATATTtgtccttttaattttctcacatctCTACCGTCAGTAGCTATATGGATGTTCTGCACAGCGAACAATTGTTATTCACTGcgtgataaaatatttagaggaAACGGAATTAATAAAGCgatattttaaatacattaaCACAGTCAATGTGGAATTTCAAGGTTCACTCCATGTGATATATCAGAAATATATATTCATAAAAAGCTCCTCGCGACTGAAATACATAGTATATTGTTTGCTTTTCATATAAAGATAGAAATTATCAACAATAACGATTCGATTGTTGCGCTAATGCTACAATAGATGTAAAGAACAATTATTACTTTCTATATTTCTAAAGATTATGTATGTTCTAAATGAGTTAAAGTATGGCATGATGAAGATGTTTtgcagaagaaagaaaaattattttcatgatcAAAACTTTGTGGTTATTACGAAATTTCCTTTGAACTTGATTTTATAATAATGAATAATTCTGttgtgattaaattttaagacctCGATGAAGGTTACCCTATATCATCTGTTTAAGAAAAGATCAAAATCTAATAGTTTAACATGAGGAAACCTTGCAAAATTAGAGATTATTTGGGATAGACttggattaaaattaattttcccaattcGGTAACAAATACTTCTTTtacgattttatttttggctTTATAAATATAGGTACCTTGAAACTTATAATTCAAGTTTGAGGTAAGGATGAGGAAGACAAATACTTTCAATTCATTCTCCGAGTTCTTAAGaattctgaaaaattaaaatttagacaAAATTTCAAACCACTAATTTGaaatcagatttttttaaaaaatattctttaaaacaaaaataagcAAGACATCAAGCCTGTGCCATTCTGTATTATTATATctatattgttaaaaaataagcatgaatggaacagtataaagcgaaagaacggtaagtaaaacttacgggctgtgattctttctttgtcagtgaaatgtgaaattgacggaaaattgaggatgggaaaattttgaggaaggctttctcgcgcaccgaatcacagccaacgcccactattaaggcttctcacaaattatctgcgcgttggctgtgattcggtgcgcgagaaagccttcctcaaaattttcccatcctcaattttccgtcaatttcacatttcactgacaaagaaagaatcacagcccgtaagttttacttaccgttctttcgctttatactgttccattcatgcttaatttttatctttgaagtttatatatatttatctttgcatttttatatgtatatatataatgtatatatctatgcatttaaatatatttaatttaattttatatgtgtatatataaaacgccccgcttcgcggggcgttggacttatgtaCCTCatgatatgacatgttaactttaaaacgcgatatctccggaacggctacatagattttcttcatttttggcatgatgaaagatattatagccaattataacatatcaaaatatgaagcaattctataaagcggtgctcgagatattcatcgaaaactcatcgaaaattttgttttcgattttagcgccacttgcggtcattttttgaacttgcgatgttccgagcagttgtagggctcgttaatatctttcatttgagcccgagttgatcaaaatcggtcaagccgttctcgagttatggtcgattttcgaataaaaattgtggcggccatattgactaaacggcttgaccgattttcaaaaatgaggtatcgttggaaaggtcttgatggcccctacaacatatcaaaatttcagacctctagctaaaataggggctgagatatagcgaaaacaaaatttgacagttattcaaaatggcggacgcgggggtggggggttggatttgacttcataatcgaatgtcttccacccgatatatgaactttgccgttgaccgcaagtctctatctattaccgttctcttgcaatatagtgttatattccggccggacggacggacggacggacggccggccggccggccggccggaaagattttcggcgccaccattttttggaatgtagggaccctaattcgtgctcatcctaagtttgagcccgatctgacgactttgcatttttgagtgtacacagaagctgtgcttctttcaagaaagaatcacagctaaaatagaGACATTTGGAATTGTTGTAGATACATTTTTGTAGTCACGATTGTAGCATTTTGTTAACTCAATTTTCCACCTTCACACAGTTAATATCAAAGGAATTTAATCAAGGGTTTTTGGGCACAGTTATTgcctaaattattattattgttgaGAGAACTTTCCCAGTCAAACAAATCACAAAACGTTTAGGTCAAATTAATATAGAAAATGATGCTGTGATGAAGAAAGgagggatattttttttcgcgaaTTGCCCATTTCTTCACCATCGCGCGCGCAGTATTTCCTCACTTTGACCCCTTTGgaatcttttgcattttacacCACCTTAAATGTCAAATACAAGAGAGGATTGTTGGTTACTATACACTACTCAcgaattaattgcaaatagCTTGATTAATTAACCGACTATAGAAAGTCAAACAGGGGCGACCgagtattttttcattttcatggaTCTTTTGTTGCAACATTTCCTCCTCACTCTGCAACATGAGCTCTAAACCAAAAGGctcattcgtttttttttttcttctttcatcaatttatctttttctaCACAGTACAAGAAATCCATCGAGCAATTTCCATTATTTAACATAATTAGCCACTTGCCAGGGTATTAATTGTTCTGAAAGtgtgaatgaggaaaaaatgtgaataatttcCAGAGTGGACATTCACATTATGGGGAGATTGTTCCACGTGAGAGGTGCCTTCACCACCTTGGGAACAGGTGAGCAATGAGGATATATGTAGCTATGTGTTGGTATATAAAGTAAATCCGGTTCAGAgcagaaagagaatttttgcgTATCCTGGAAGCGGAATAATGAGACACACGTTCGAAATTATCTCAGCAGGAATCACGGCTTTGtcttgagtttttttgtttttggcaAAATGCTTGTGAATTCTTCACCATCAACACTTGCAGACACGTGTAAAAAGTTCTTGAGTGgtttgagcttttaattttaattgagatttaaTCTAAATGCGATTTATGGTGCTTGTGTGGTTTGttttaatagagaaaaaaagaattttaatgagaatcattcaatttttaaaagatagtgttttttgcaaatttgattttatctcGAAAGAATAGTTCCATGAATTATggtaagaataaaattatccaATACATTgattaaagaatcttaatcAATGATTGA harbors:
- the LOC129791387 gene encoding thioredoxin-2, giving the protein MVHLVADTADFDGKLDSAGDLLVVVDFFALWCGPCKMIAPKLEELANQYSEKAVVLKVDVDECEELAMRYNISSMPTFLFIKNKEVVESFSGASGEKLASFFAKYTA
- the LOC129791353 gene encoding protein fuzzy homolog, with amino-acid sequence MSIQIICLTLSGGIPLFTRKKGEGENLSFSTVGSLNGVHMFCKSQGQNLRSTSWEDGLLVWEEYAETFLIVGYGRGVTEKVLRRLINSTYNAMVFTVGLNELQNFLSVERLKRELQPCWGTIDHLIEGTDSELIGFTDCILCSQNVTILEKLGEFCEQFGSAYACLMIRQRIAAATEAWWDLDAKDRQLLSTLIATSSSLQKDTPVYLPQKSPTIAYRLVSIPILQNINMCLLCGAEPPYRDVEALAHQVWRSELKTLELAEQCFPRNFPNTLELDSGILGILLINRRLAKYVISRNIQQSSTGKRTISGTHRLDILRTFFHQAVDMIEDYVGNLATHSESYWCSDYHKCHALIQDDNLICILYVAAIPTHTMRLITQKTLAAIVASKDTCW
- the LOC129791348 gene encoding dual oxidase maturation factor 1, yielding MKGWFDAFRDDGGPTLYSFSNRTPVTGDVSIVAVSVLFTTIYVAFLVIFPGVRKQRFTTFTTVTLSLFVGLVILITRLGSAWHVAHSSILAPYKAFSREKLPARMGAHIGLMHVNITLTALPIGNWTPPDIDFNERFSWNAADDMGQSYKNSLRRGLPYPILTVAEYFSLGQEGFAWGGRYRAAGYYASILLWASLASWLLMNLLLIAVPRYGAYMMSLTGALLVATDIGYYLLLPKRPLTIIVEGGQLQFHLGWCFWLVLVAGTLCLFVGLIISAIDLVWPHTFSTILEVYYDTPYDRHVILEESHDMRYRKRNSKSLEEPSGLGSRILRRLSSKTSQLAGVDNKGFQSDAPKSPWRYPFRRAQMQQANGRSAVQRTLSQDSMSSIASVAGNPPNMHKVALSRVLPKPPLERTRELSNW